The Coffea arabica cultivar ET-39 chromosome 1e, Coffea Arabica ET-39 HiFi, whole genome shotgun sequence genome has a window encoding:
- the LOC113713604 gene encoding uncharacterized protein has protein sequence MGVLRESWCFCNGGGKSERMKAAIFSGKGPLMARIGAAGTGFLIHRNLLLTTHVNLPSVSAAEAAEIRLHNGVAACLFPHRFFITSSVLDLTIVGLDAMDGETNVLVQHNHHLKPCSNPNLDLGSVVYLLGCTEEKELTVGEGKVVIPTDNLIKLSTDGVIWSPGSAGFDVHGNLAFMVCDPMKLATSPNTKSTSTSSSSSSSWKKDLPMQFGIPIPIICDWLNQHWEGNLDELNKPKLPLLRLMSTGQKSEHSCASFTMRQVFKSTEAENEGTPSSSNMMSKHIGPSCSAVHNSSEDEALTADPPAPTHVQGIPTPEIYESPKLTSTPVRKRESTQIQLLDINFPPRIVKVPASLQPTRIVQPNSDENHVKEPPRLHLMDEDQFSDKGHSGIIAEAEVASTGSVNGVQSEVQSCASPVDGSEMQRDYSSEGETTMYSAETAESRNYPSPKEGRFNQVGRSQSCVNYNRWGPAQKFPVGRKTMIEKQRSFMQGRKVYSQGAASHRSNEYYSPTVSSIMKKRNNLEQQPNRPRQNAVHSSPRWMF, from the exons ATGGGGGTATTGAGGGAGTCTTGGTGCTTTTGTAACGGCGGAGGTAAGTCGGAGAGAATGAAAGCCGCCATTTTCTCCGGTAAAGGTCCCTTAATGGCCAGAATCGGAGCTGCCGGCACCGGCTTCCTCATCCACCGGAACCTTCTCCTTACCACCCACGTTAATCTCCCTTCTGTCTCTGCTGCCGAGGCTGCTGAGATCCGCCTTCACAACGGCGTCGCTGCTTGCCTTTTTCCTCACAG GTTCTTTATTACCAGCTCTGTTCTTGATCTGACTATAGTAGGCCTTGATGCAATGGATGGAGAAACAAATGTGCTGGTACAGCACAATCACCATTTGAAACCCTGTTCCAATCCTAACTTGGACCTGGGTAGTGTAGTTTATCTATTAGGGTGCACAGAGGAAAAGGAGCTGACTGTGGGTGAAGGAAAAGTTGTAATACCAACCGACAATCTAATCAAGTTATCAACAGATGGAGTAATTTGGAGCCCTGGTTCTGCTGGATTTGATGTTCATGGCAATCTTGCGTTTATGGTCTGTGATCCTATGAAGCTAGCCACGTCACCGAATACAAAATCCACTTCAACTTCATCCTCATCGTCATCATCATGGAAGAAAGATCTTCCAATGCAGTTTGGTATCCCCATCCCTATCATCTGTGATTGGTTAAACCAGCATTGGGAGGGAAACCTTGATGAACTCAATAAACCAAAATTACCGCTGCTCCGGTTAATGTCTACTGGACAGAAGAGCGAACATTCCTGTGCATCATTCACTATGCGGCAAGTATTTAAGTCAACAGAAGCTGAAAATGAAGGAACTCCATCATCATCAAACATGATGTCAAAGCATATTGGTCCAAGTTGTTCTGCTGTTCATAATAGTTCAGAAGATGAAGCCCTTACTGCAGATCCACCAGCTCCTACTCATGTACAGGGAATTCCAACACCAGAAATATACGAGTCACCAAAGTTGACATCTACGCCAGTAAGGAAAAGGGAAAGCACCCAAATCCAGCTCTTGGATATAAATTTTCCACCAAGGATTGTTAAAGTTCCAGCCTCACTGCAGCCTACCAGAATAGTGCAGCCAAACTCAGATGAAAATCATGTCAAGGAACCACCAAGGCTGCACCTCATGGATGAAGATCAATTTAGCGATAAAGGACATTCTGGCATCATAGCTGAAGCTGAAGTTGCATCGACAGGTTCTGTAAATGGTGTCCAGAGTGAGGTACAATCTTGTGCATCTCCAGTGGATGGTTCAGAGATGCAGCGTGACTACAGTAGTGAGGGAGAAACCACCATGTATTCTGCTGAAACAGCAGAAAGTCGTAATTATCCAAGTCCTAAGGAGGGAAGATTTAACCAAGTAGGGAGGAGTCAGAGCTGTGTAAACTATAATAGATGGGGGCCGGCCCAAAAGTTTCCAGTTGGTCGCAAGACAATGATAGAAAAGCAGAGAAGCTTTATGCAAGGAAGAAAGGTGTATTCACAAGGGGCTGCTTCTCATAGAAGCAATGAATATTACAGTCCTACTGTTTCTTCAATTATGAAGAAGCGGAACAACTTGGAGCAGCAGCCAAACAGACCCAGACAAAATGCAGTTCATTCATCTCCGAGATGGATGTTCTAA
- the LOC113713595 gene encoding transcriptional activator FHA1 isoform X2, whose protein sequence is MGSSGGGSDVEAGFAKLQGEDFEYYMQTYSIVLGRNSKKSTVDVDLSSLGGGMNISRHHARIFYDFQRRRFALEVLGKNGCFVEGVLHLPGNPPVKLDSQDLLQIGDKEFYFLLPVRSILGGPIGPRHHVNVNVNYPPAGAAGATPPPLPPHGQHMGLPPPPGAMGKKGLARGREYYEEEYDEDGGEDGGSGGAKKIRRGDGIDGSGYGYASGSSGGRTAISGQLDKKLDGRSRVDRDADNQQLQQLEEKDVVSSVATVLSDMCGPGEWMPMEKLHKEATSVLHSCWTSIGMFGIMVG, encoded by the exons ATGGGAAGCAGCGGCGGCGGCAGCGACGTCGAAGCTGGCTTTGCCAAATTACAAGGCGAAGATTTCGAGTACTACATGCAGACCTACTCCATAGTCCTCGGCCGCAACTCCAAGAAATCCACTGTCGACGTTGACCTCTCCTCCTTAGGCGGCGGCATGAACATCTCCCGTCACCACGCTCGCATCTTCTACGACTTCCAACGCCGTCGTTTTGCCCTCGAAGTCCTTGGTAAGAACGGATGCTTCGTCGAGGGCGTTCTTCACCTCCCCGGTAACCCTCCCGTCAAGCTCGATTCCCAAGACCTCCTTCAGATCGGCGACAAGgagttttattttttgctaCCTGTTAGGAGTATTCTCGGTGGGCCCATTGGCCCTAGGCATCATGTTAATGTCAATGTTAATTATCCCCCTGCTGGGGCGGCGGGAGCCACTCCGCCTCCTCTGCCGCCTCATGGTCAGCATATGGGGTTGCCCCCTCCTCCTGGGGCCATGGGAAAGAAAGGTTTGGCGAGAGGGAGGGAGTATTATGAGGAGGAGTATGATGAGGATGGAGGGGAAGATGGTGGCTCCGGTGGAGCGAAGAAAATCCGACGAGGAGATGGAATTGATGGGAGTGGTTATGGGTATGCTTCCGGGAGCTCGGGTGGGAGGACCGCAATTTCGGGGCAATTGG ATAAAAAGCTAGATGGAAGATCTCGTGTTGATAGGGACGCTGACAATCAGCAGCTCCAGCAATTAGAAGAGAAGGATGTTGTCTCATCTGTTGCTACTGTGCTTTCTGATATGTGCGGCCCTGGAGAATGGATGCCAATGGAGAAACTTCATAAGGAG GCAACTTCTGTTTTGCACAGTTGCTGGACAAGTATAGGAATGTTTGGCATCATGGTCGGTTGA
- the LOC113713613 gene encoding uncharacterized protein, with translation MEVMQQLRTEVVEEAVEEALLQRRRSANIPTAAANGGGNATVFPAAEDVAAVDLLDTTSKMEVVSGSVEGDQKKVEKTSEEIVYFDKNEGSGLEWSHSNVKVEESGSAKLKHVQIDPVLPVISGKAVRQQPSTSPQPLEETDELADVDDVPEFESGEEEIEVEFERAVEKIHTHDDYSMYCPNCSSRITKVVLRRKIRQRRVPIPTQTERHDLFGCLSCFKIVFPSGNRLNPFLIFRAGKGPESTPPLQPVQQSPDASMPTSGTTQDKGNFIKKPKSKIKGDDVRIRVGHTQPGEGIAETIAQSQSSRSLEIVRSIVYGGLMESIASLSVVSSAAASDATTLNIVALGLANLVGGLVVLAHNLRDLKYGDSSETNESRYEEQLGRKEHFFLHAMLAVLSYLVFGLIPPVIYGFTFRESDDRDHKILAVAAASLLCIVILAIAKAYTRGEHKFMAYFKTILYYVTSAVMVSGIAYAVGNLVNKLLERLGWLNPATVEPRLFSQAKSFNPTSTASY, from the exons ATGGAAGTCATGCAGCAGCTGAGGACGGAGGTGGTTGAGGAGGCAGTTGAAGAGGCTTTATTGCAACGTCGTCGCTCCGCCAACATCCCAACTGCAGCTGCCAACGGTGGAGGTAACGCTACTGTCTTCCCCGCCGCCGAGGACGTAGCTGCTGTAGATTTGTTGGATACTACTTCCAAGATGGAGGTGGTAAGTGGTAGTGTGGAAGGCGACCAGAAGAAGGTGGAAAAGACGTCTGAAGAGATTGTTTACTTCGACAAAAATGAAG GTAGTGGGCTGGAATGGTCTCATTCTAATGTCAAAGTGGAGGAGTCGGGTAGTGCCAAACTGAAGCACGTACAAATCGACCCGGTTCTGCCGGTGATAAGTGGTAAGGCGGTCAGGCAGCAGCCCTCCACAAGCCCACAGCCGCTGGAAGAAACCGATGAACTTGCAGATGTGGATGATGTACCAGAGTTCGAAAGTGGCGAGGAAGAAATAGAAGTGGAGTTTGAGAGGGCAGTAGAGAAGATACACACTCATGATGACTATAGCATGTACTGTCCTAACTGCAGCAGTCGCATTACTAAGGTGGTTCTGCGTAGGAAAATTAGGCAAAGGAGGGTTCCAATTCCAACACAAACTGAGCGTCATGACCTGTTTGGATGCTTGTCATGCTTCAAGATAGTTTTTCCTTCGG GGAATAGACTGAATCCATTTCTAATTTTTCGAGCTGGCAAAGGGCCTGAAAGCACACCACCTCTCCAACCAGTGCAACAATCACCAGATGCAAGCATGCCCACATCTGGCACAACACAGGACAAAG GAAATTTTATCAAGAAACCAAAAAGCAAGATCAAAGGAGATGATGTGAGAATTCGAGTTGGACACACACAGCCTGGTGAAGGAATAGCGGAGACCATCGCCCAATCACAAAGTTCCAGGTCATTGGAGATTGTCAGAAGTATTGTATATGGAGGTTTGATGGAGTCAATTGCAAGCCTAAGTGTTGTTTCATCGGCAGCAGCTTCTGACGCTACCACAT TGAACATTGTGGCACTTGGATTGGCAAACCTCGTTGGTGGACTTGTCGTCCTTGCACATAAT CTTAGGGACTTGAAATACGGAGACTCTAGTGAAACCAATGAAAGCAGATACGAGGAACAACTTGGTCGGAAAGAGCATTTCTTTCTTCATGCAATGCTAGCTGTGCTATCGTACCTTGTATTTGGCCTAATCCCACCTGTAATATACGGCTTCACATTCCGTGAGAGTGATGATAGGGATCACAAGATTTTGGCAGTTGCAGCAGCTTCTCTTTTGTGCATTGTTATTCTTGCAATTGCAAAGGCATACACACGTGGGGAACACAAGTTCATGGCATACTTCAAAACCATACTGTACTACGTTACTTCAGCAGTGATGGTCTCAGGCATTGCCTATGCTGTGGGTAACTTAGTCAACAAGCTCCTAGAGAGACTAGGTTGGTTGAACCCTGCTACAGTTGAGCCTCGGTTGTTTTCCCAAGCCAAGTCATTCAATCCAACCAGCACGGCTTCGTACTGA
- the LOC113713587 gene encoding uncharacterized protein, with amino-acid sequence MAPSSAGDETTPEVIASPSSSSSSSSSSSSSLDIWKNRIIIPTLVAGIGGGGVGLISKHRKVHGVAKMSATYAANFAIVTGCYCGAREFVRVSRTGKPDDLFNSLIGGFGSGAILGRLQGGPVAAARYSVIFAVVGTTVDYAALKIKPLLRNFYNSLVGDSDKSQQWLKLPEWSPIQVLDEEALAAKRAREEQIYRSVHNLKKEET; translated from the exons ATGGCTCCCTCATCTGCTGGTGATGAAACTACTCCGGAAGTAATTGCTTCtccctcatcatcatcatcatcatcttcttcttcttcttcttcactgGATATTTGGAAGAATAGGATCATTATACCGACTCTCGTCGCAG GGATTGGTGGTGGAGGAGTAGGATTAATATCTAAGCATCGGAAAGTCCATGGCGTCGCCAAGATGTCTGCTACTTACGCAGCTAACTTCGCCATCGTCACCGGTTGTTACTGCG GTGCAAGGGAATTTGTGAGAGTGAGTCGAACTGGTAAGCCTGATGATTTATTCAACTCATTGATTGGAGGCTTCGGAAGTGGTGCCATCCTTGGACGCCTTCAAG GTGGTCCAGTTGCTGCTGCCCGATATTCAGTCATCTTTGCTGTTGTTGGAACAACAGTTGATTATGCTGCTCTTAAGATAAAACCTCTGTTGAGAAACTTCTACAACTCTCTGGTTGGTGACAGTGATAAGAGTCAGCAATGGTTGAAATTGCCAGAATGGTCACCGATCCAAGTACTTGATGAGGAAGCTCTTGCTGCAAAACGTGCAAGGGAAGAACAAATCTATAGAAGTGTCCACAATctgaagaaggaagaaacttga
- the LOC113713595 gene encoding FHA domain-containing protein FHA2 isoform X1: MGSSGGGSDVEAGFAKLQGEDFEYYMQTYSIVLGRNSKKSTVDVDLSSLGGGMNISRHHARIFYDFQRRRFALEVLGKNGCFVEGVLHLPGNPPVKLDSQDLLQIGDKEFYFLLPVRSILGGPIGPRHHVNVNVNYPPAGAAGATPPPLPPHGQHMGLPPPPGAMGKKGLARGREYYEEEYDEDGGEDGGSGGAKKIRRGDGIDGSGYGYASGSSGGRTAISGQLDKKLDGRSRVDRDADNQQLQQLEEKDVVSSVATVLSDMCGPGEWMPMEKLHKELLDKYRNVWHHGRLRRYLTSEDFQSPEAKAKPWYGLLMLLRKYPEHFVINTRSKGRVTLEFVSLVSLLS; encoded by the exons ATGGGAAGCAGCGGCGGCGGCAGCGACGTCGAAGCTGGCTTTGCCAAATTACAAGGCGAAGATTTCGAGTACTACATGCAGACCTACTCCATAGTCCTCGGCCGCAACTCCAAGAAATCCACTGTCGACGTTGACCTCTCCTCCTTAGGCGGCGGCATGAACATCTCCCGTCACCACGCTCGCATCTTCTACGACTTCCAACGCCGTCGTTTTGCCCTCGAAGTCCTTGGTAAGAACGGATGCTTCGTCGAGGGCGTTCTTCACCTCCCCGGTAACCCTCCCGTCAAGCTCGATTCCCAAGACCTCCTTCAGATCGGCGACAAGgagttttattttttgctaCCTGTTAGGAGTATTCTCGGTGGGCCCATTGGCCCTAGGCATCATGTTAATGTCAATGTTAATTATCCCCCTGCTGGGGCGGCGGGAGCCACTCCGCCTCCTCTGCCGCCTCATGGTCAGCATATGGGGTTGCCCCCTCCTCCTGGGGCCATGGGAAAGAAAGGTTTGGCGAGAGGGAGGGAGTATTATGAGGAGGAGTATGATGAGGATGGAGGGGAAGATGGTGGCTCCGGTGGAGCGAAGAAAATCCGACGAGGAGATGGAATTGATGGGAGTGGTTATGGGTATGCTTCCGGGAGCTCGGGTGGGAGGACCGCAATTTCGGGGCAATTGG ATAAAAAGCTAGATGGAAGATCTCGTGTTGATAGGGACGCTGACAATCAGCAGCTCCAGCAATTAGAAGAGAAGGATGTTGTCTCATCTGTTGCTACTGTGCTTTCTGATATGTGCGGCCCTGGAGAATGGATGCCAATGGAGAAACTTCATAAGGAG TTGCTGGACAAGTATAGGAATGTTTGGCATCATGGTCGGTTGAGGAGATACCTCACATCAGAGGATTTTCAAAGTCCTGAAGCCAAGGCAAAACCCTGGTATGGATTGCTCATGTTGTTAAGGAAATATCCAGAGCACTTTGTTATCAACACAAGATCTAAGGGACGGGTGACATTGGAGTTCGTCTCTCTTGTCTCGCTACTCTCGTGA
- the LOC113713571 gene encoding ethylene-responsive transcription factor-like protein At4g13040 has product MVSIRRRKLLGSGRSNPFLAPLPKFSENGYTPEIRMQNTKPFSVHPIPSIDVDETKEKLSPLKASGSSNVPACTELKEQHTRQFPEVKRRKRHRRKHFENQEQCVMRGVYFKNMKWQAAIKVDKKQIHLGTVGSQEEAARLYDRAAFMCGREPNFELSEEEKQELRNFKWDEFLAITRSAINHKKHHRRNGAGSRRKSESMMLKRALESEEGGNGLSGSEDTAEPDTSGS; this is encoded by the exons ATGGTGAGCATTCGAAGACGCAAACTCTTAGGTTCTG GGCGCAGCAATCCCTTCTTGGCCCCGCTGCCCAAGTTCTCTGAGAATGGGTACACTCCTGAAATCCGCATGCAGAACACTAAACCATTCAGTGTTCATCCTATACCATCAATCGATGTTGATGAAACAAAGGAG AAACTCTCCCCACTGAAGGCCTCTGGGTCATCAAATGTGCCTGCTTGTACAGAATTAAAGGAACAACATACTCGACAATTCCCAG AAGTTAAACGCAGAAAGCGACATAGGAGAAAGCATTTTGAGAACCAAGAACAATGTGTAATGAGAGGTGTCTACTTCAAGAATATGAAATGGCAGGCAGCCATTAAGGTAGACAAGAAGCAAATCCACTTAGGAACGGTTGGTTCTCAAGAAGAAGCTGCTCGACTATATGACAG AGCAGCTTTTATGTGCGGCAGGGAACCTAACTTCGAACTCTCGGAGGAGGAGAAGCAAGAGCTTAGGAATTTCAAGTGGGATGAATTCTTAGCAATTACTCGTTCCGCAATTAATCACAAAA AACACCACAGAAGAAATGGAGCAGGTTCACGAAGAAAATCGGAGTCTATGATGCTGAAAAGGGCCTTGGAGAGTGAGGAAGGAGGCAATGGTCTCTCAGGTTCAGAAGACACTGCAGAACCAGACACATCGGGTTCCTGA